One Verrucomicrobiota bacterium DNA window includes the following coding sequences:
- a CDS encoding GntR family transcriptional regulator has protein sequence MNISQYIENDLTEKIRNGSPLPTRLTLSALATEYEVSLTPIRVALENLIESKFILKGQNGRLSINPKRRAKKITKKPSTGQAIHLRNWDELITEDVIHLSVQGEPVYLREEPAAQRYGVGRTVIRQVFNRLAGAGLIDRVPRRGWRVHPFREQDMLDYIDVRETLELKALELARKRLDPLRLKEFLAVNSPDTKGKHQLDNGLHAYWIEQSENRYIQSFFAQFGMYYSYLFSYSTVATSVIEEKAAEHRKILRALLKKDWDAASNALQEHIRSQRPNVTHLFERISKRTKQG, from the coding sequence GTGAATATTTCCCAATACATCGAAAATGACCTGACCGAAAAGATCAGAAACGGAAGTCCGTTACCTACCAGACTGACACTTAGCGCGCTGGCGACTGAGTATGAGGTCAGCTTAACTCCGATTCGAGTGGCTCTCGAAAACCTGATTGAATCGAAATTTATTCTCAAAGGTCAGAATGGTCGATTAAGCATCAATCCCAAACGGCGCGCAAAAAAGATTACCAAAAAACCAAGCACCGGTCAGGCCATCCACTTGCGTAATTGGGATGAGCTGATCACAGAAGATGTAATCCACCTCAGCGTTCAAGGGGAACCCGTCTATCTCAGGGAGGAGCCAGCTGCTCAACGCTACGGCGTGGGGCGAACTGTTATTCGACAGGTGTTCAACCGCCTGGCCGGAGCTGGACTCATCGATCGCGTTCCAAGACGGGGGTGGCGCGTACATCCATTCCGCGAACAAGACATGCTCGACTATATCGATGTTCGCGAAACGCTGGAACTGAAGGCACTTGAACTTGCGCGAAAACGACTGGATCCCTTACGCCTAAAGGAGTTTTTGGCAGTAAATTCACCCGATACGAAAGGAAAACATCAACTGGACAATGGTCTACACGCCTATTGGATCGAACAGTCCGAGAACCGCTATATTCAGTCCTTTTTTGCGCAATTCGGCATGTATTACTCTTACCTTTTTTCTTACTCGACAGTAGCCACTTCGGTAATCGAGGAGAAAGCAGCGGAACATCGAAAAATTCTCAGAGCGCTGCTCAAGAAAGACTGGGATGCCGCATCCAACGCTCTTCAAGAACACATTCGAAGCCAGCGTCCGAATGTAACTCACCTGTTCGAACGTATTTCAAAAAGGACGAAACAAGGATAA
- a CDS encoding M24 family metallopeptidase yields MPQKNKTAMIMAGPPEEHASLFRRIQFSVHDPVVLIELEEDAKRILILRDIEMERAKARARVNDVHCPADFTPVEGLSGDRQTATAQAAAECLRRNGVTVVRGDRMLPLVYVEMIRRAGIEIEYDPDLGVLDRRQKTDEEVAFLREAQGVTEEAVELVCRMIARADADADGVLINNGQRLSSEYLRLVVDRFLMEKGYHGRPAIIAGGPPAADCHNLGWGDIKTSTPVIVDIFPSNLSTRYCGDCTRTVVHGDVPDEVLLMHAAVAEAKRNAIAATKAGVTGQSVHQVTLGTLAAHGYSSGLPAEDDPDTYCAMTCGTGHGIGLEVHEPPLLDFKGPELLVGDALTIEPGLYCKAIGAIRLEDMVVVREEGCENLNTLPEGLDWK; encoded by the coding sequence ATGCCTCAAAAAAATAAAACAGCCATGATTATGGCGGGCCCACCCGAAGAGCATGCGTCGCTATTTCGACGCATTCAATTTTCCGTTCACGATCCAGTCGTGCTTATTGAGTTGGAGGAGGATGCAAAGCGTATTCTTATTCTACGAGATATCGAAATGGAGCGTGCGAAAGCGAGGGCACGAGTAAACGATGTTCATTGCCCGGCAGACTTTACTCCTGTCGAAGGGCTATCGGGCGATAGGCAAACAGCCACCGCGCAAGCCGCAGCTGAATGCCTTCGCCGAAACGGCGTAACTGTCGTTCGTGGCGATCGAATGCTACCACTCGTGTATGTGGAGATGATTCGGCGTGCTGGTATCGAAATTGAATACGACCCCGACTTAGGTGTGTTGGATCGAAGGCAGAAGACGGATGAAGAAGTTGCCTTCCTGCGAGAAGCCCAAGGAGTTACTGAAGAAGCTGTTGAACTGGTTTGTCGAATGATTGCACGTGCAGATGCGGATGCTGACGGCGTGTTGATTAACAACGGGCAACGATTGTCTTCTGAATATCTCAGGTTAGTGGTTGATCGGTTTTTGATGGAGAAGGGTTACCATGGTCGACCTGCGATTATTGCAGGAGGCCCTCCTGCCGCAGATTGCCATAACTTGGGGTGGGGCGATATAAAAACGAGCACGCCTGTTATTGTGGATATTTTTCCGAGCAACCTATCCACAAGATACTGCGGTGATTGTACCAGAACTGTAGTCCATGGGGACGTACCGGATGAAGTGTTACTTATGCATGCAGCAGTGGCAGAGGCGAAGAGAAATGCCATCGCAGCGACCAAGGCGGGTGTGACCGGTCAAAGTGTCCATCAGGTCACATTAGGCACCTTGGCTGCTCATGGATATAGTTCAGGACTGCCAGCGGAGGATGATCCAGACACCTATTGTGCGATGACCTGCGGAACCGGCCATGGCATTGGCTTGGAGGTGCACGAACCACCGTTGCTGGATTTTAAGGGACCTGAGCTTCTGGTCGGCGACGCGCTAACAATCGAACCGGGATTATATTGCAAAGCGATCGGGGCCATACGCTTGGAAGACATGGTTGTGGTTCGCGAGGAAGGTTGCGAGAATCTGAATACGCTCCCCGAGGGTCTCGATTGGAAATAG
- a CDS encoding polysaccharide deacetylase family protein, translating into MKRLFFPYFLLFIWPGLLFGASDKKVVVLTFDDAVKSHRTFVAPYLKELGFGATFFVSYKWMDDSENFMSWEEIKEIHEMGFEIGNHTWTHRDMGNPDNAHRLAGELGLINFMLQKQGLPDPVTFAYPGNKFGPEAFKILLDGGYQFARRGMQPEIEYGKRQIGPLYDPAKHHPLLVPTTADAYPDWDLEYFKQVVDTAEAGKFVILQFHGVPDIAHPWVHTDQENFKEFMQYLKEQNLKVISLGDLARYLPTDYVPPDDPLIGYHFSGKKEINLLTSEQEATREDLEYWVDNMRRFHGFSWEEVAQVTGYSVEEIKGMSKGYDKVIQPSEDVLTILPYPGGRHPRIGFLEGMIDPMRGTKLSIFLPWDKSQYVILDVPEALFCQLGVTFLGHTHVPTIWDRDQVTISNSDWSMTEAGAFENSWELPNGMDIGVVVTPLRDSVEMELTVHNGSDVDMEFINGQVCIMLKGATEFDLQTKDNKVLTDTVAAVQSENKNRWILTQWDQLRRTWGNDNCPCLHFDPILNPCKVGETVKVKGRIWFHEGEELPSEFAIKN; encoded by the coding sequence ATGAAACGTTTATTTTTTCCTTACTTCCTTTTGTTTATCTGGCCTGGGTTGCTCTTCGGGGCTAGCGATAAAAAGGTGGTTGTGCTCACATTTGATGACGCTGTGAAATCGCACCGAACCTTCGTTGCACCTTATCTCAAAGAGCTTGGTTTTGGAGCTACTTTCTTTGTGTCCTACAAATGGATGGATGATAGTGAGAACTTCATGTCCTGGGAGGAGATAAAAGAAATCCACGAAATGGGTTTCGAGATTGGGAACCACACCTGGACCCATCGTGATATGGGGAATCCGGATAACGCCCATAGGCTTGCCGGTGAGTTGGGCCTCATCAATTTTATGCTTCAAAAACAAGGGCTGCCCGATCCTGTGACCTTCGCATATCCTGGAAACAAGTTTGGCCCGGAAGCGTTTAAAATACTCCTAGATGGTGGCTATCAATTTGCACGTCGCGGTATGCAGCCTGAAATTGAATACGGGAAACGACAAATAGGTCCGTTATACGATCCTGCAAAACATCATCCCTTGCTTGTGCCAACCACAGCCGATGCCTACCCCGATTGGGACTTGGAATATTTTAAACAGGTGGTCGATACAGCGGAAGCGGGGAAATTTGTTATTCTGCAGTTTCATGGTGTTCCCGATATCGCTCACCCTTGGGTACACACCGACCAGGAAAATTTTAAGGAGTTTATGCAGTATTTGAAAGAGCAGAACTTGAAGGTCATTTCACTGGGAGATCTCGCTAGGTATTTACCAACCGATTATGTGCCTCCAGATGATCCTTTGATCGGCTATCACTTTTCTGGAAAAAAAGAAATCAACCTCCTGACCTCGGAACAAGAGGCGACGCGTGAGGACCTCGAATACTGGGTGGATAACATGCGGCGGTTCCACGGGTTCAGTTGGGAAGAAGTTGCTCAGGTAACCGGTTATTCCGTGGAGGAAATAAAGGGAATGTCCAAAGGCTATGATAAAGTTATCCAGCCATCTGAGGATGTCCTGACTATTCTCCCTTACCCCGGAGGTCGTCATCCAAGAATCGGTTTTCTGGAAGGGATGATTGATCCCATGCGTGGTACTAAACTGAGTATCTTTCTGCCTTGGGATAAATCCCAGTACGTGATCCTTGATGTTCCGGAGGCCTTGTTTTGCCAGTTGGGAGTGACATTCCTGGGTCATACCCATGTGCCAACAATCTGGGACAGGGATCAAGTGACCATTTCCAATTCGGATTGGTCGATGACGGAAGCCGGAGCTTTCGAAAATAGTTGGGAACTTCCCAACGGTATGGACATTGGAGTAGTGGTAACTCCGTTGCGAGATTCAGTTGAAATGGAACTCACCGTTCACAACGGTTCGGACGTGGATATGGAGTTTATTAACGGTCAGGTCTGCATCATGCTGAAAGGAGCGACTGAATTTGATCTCCAAACCAAGGATAACAAGGTTCTCACCGACACGGTAGCCGCTGTTCAGTCTGAAAATAAAAATAGATGGATCCTGACTCAATGGGATCAACTCCGTAGGACTTGGGGTAATGATAACTGTCCCTGCCTGCATTTCGATCCCATTCTAAATCCCTGTAAGGTCGGTGAAACGGTAAAAGTCAAAGGTAGGATTTGGTTTCACGAAGGAGAAGAACTACCTTCGGAGTTTGCTATCAAAAATTAA
- a CDS encoding arylsulfatase — MIESLPVPDNQQGCSVMLRYIGLILALTCGQSQAAQADNTSGNRHTDKPNIVIILADDLGYADVGYNGGVAATPNIDRLASEGVKLQRFYVCPLCSPTRAGLMTGRWPIRYGMAESVITPWRKWGLPTTELTLADMLASAGYERRGAFGKWHLGHFQKQLLPLNRGFTHFTGCYNGSFDYFTHKRENQLDWHRNWETNHDEGYVTDLIGREAVRFIEESPTDKPFFCYVPFTVPHLPLQAKEQDIAKYKHIDNERQRVYSAMLESMDQVTGQILKAIDDKGITDNTVVLFMSDNGGVSFANNGPYRGSKSSTYEGGIRVPAVIRWPNGIQGGGRTMDALMGYIDVYPTLKAIAGVTSVDPNPLDGIDLIPIIRGEKSAPKRKWFTYVAQGTPSNKFALTEGPWKLVLVNGLPDQANLKTPDGPLTIELFHLDRDPTEKTNLIASEPERTAAMLKDLQEHYRLKIPGIPDYLEGADGFVAPKDWVITN, encoded by the coding sequence ATGATCGAATCCCTACCAGTCCCTGACAACCAGCAAGGATGCTCTGTTATGTTGCGATACATCGGATTGATTCTCGCTTTAACCTGCGGCCAATCGCAAGCTGCGCAGGCCGACAACACGTCAGGCAACCGACACACGGATAAGCCCAACATTGTCATCATTCTGGCTGACGACCTCGGCTATGCTGATGTGGGCTACAACGGTGGCGTAGCAGCCACACCCAATATCGACCGACTGGCCAGCGAAGGTGTAAAGCTGCAACGCTTTTACGTCTGTCCCCTCTGTTCGCCGACCCGGGCCGGCTTGATGACCGGTCGTTGGCCCATTCGATACGGCATGGCCGAATCCGTCATCACGCCCTGGCGAAAATGGGGCCTACCCACTACCGAACTGACTCTCGCCGACATGCTCGCAAGCGCCGGCTACGAAAGGCGTGGCGCGTTCGGTAAATGGCACCTTGGTCATTTTCAAAAACAACTACTTCCGCTCAATCGCGGCTTCACTCACTTCACCGGTTGTTACAACGGCTCCTTCGATTATTTCACTCACAAACGTGAGAATCAACTCGATTGGCACCGCAACTGGGAAACCAACCACGACGAAGGTTACGTAACCGACCTGATCGGCCGCGAGGCGGTTCGCTTCATCGAAGAAAGTCCAACCGACAAACCGTTTTTCTGTTATGTGCCATTCACTGTGCCTCACTTGCCCTTACAGGCCAAAGAACAGGATATCGCCAAGTATAAACACATAGATAATGAACGGCAGCGTGTTTACTCAGCCATGCTCGAATCGATGGACCAGGTGACCGGCCAAATACTCAAGGCTATCGATGACAAGGGTATTACCGACAACACCGTGGTATTGTTCATGAGTGATAACGGCGGTGTGAGTTTCGCAAACAATGGACCCTATCGCGGCAGCAAAAGCTCAACCTACGAAGGTGGCATTCGCGTGCCGGCGGTGATTCGTTGGCCGAACGGCATCCAAGGTGGAGGCCGGACGATGGATGCATTAATGGGTTATATCGATGTGTATCCGACGCTCAAAGCTATTGCTGGCGTCACCTCGGTCGATCCCAATCCACTGGACGGCATCGACCTCATCCCCATCATCCGTGGAGAGAAGTCGGCCCCGAAACGGAAATGGTTCACCTACGTCGCTCAAGGAACTCCGAGCAACAAGTTTGCCTTGACCGAAGGGCCATGGAAACTGGTCCTCGTTAACGGTCTGCCAGATCAAGCCAACCTGAAAACACCTGACGGACCACTCACCATCGAACTCTTCCATCTCGATCGCGACCCGACCGAAAAGACCAACCTCATAGCGAGTGAGCCTGAGCGAACAGCCGCCATGCTCAAGGACCTTCAGGAACACTATCGTCTCAAGATCCCGGGCATCCCGGACTACCTCGAAGGGGCCGATGGCTTCGTGGCTCCTAAAGATTGGGTTATTACGAATTAG